In Ancalomicrobiaceae bacterium S20, the following proteins share a genomic window:
- a CDS encoding DNA-deoxyinosine glycosylase: protein MWRRRGFAGSRRPAAYRPAAGRGGEPRILILGSLPGAESLRRQQYYAHPQNGFWRIMGALFGAGPVLGYPARLDRLMAAGVALWDVCAEAEREGSLDAAIRAPRANDLAGFLSLHGGVEVVGLNGGTAAKLFDRLVAPTLGDTLPASRAIRIARLPSTSPAHARMRLEEKVDRWREGLGAG, encoded by the coding sequence TTGTGGCGGCGAAGAGGCTTCGCCGGCTCGCGTCGGCCCGCCGCATATCGGCCTGCCGCCGGTCGTGGGGGCGAGCCGCGGATCCTGATCCTCGGCTCGCTGCCGGGCGCGGAGTCGCTCCGCCGCCAGCAGTATTACGCCCATCCGCAGAACGGCTTCTGGCGCATCATGGGCGCGCTGTTCGGCGCCGGGCCGGTTCTCGGCTATCCGGCGCGGCTCGATCGGCTGATGGCGGCGGGCGTCGCGCTGTGGGACGTCTGTGCGGAGGCCGAGCGCGAAGGCAGCCTCGATGCGGCGATCCGGGCGCCGCGTGCCAATGACTTAGCCGGCTTTCTTTCTCTTCATGGCGGGGTCGAAGTCGTGGGCCTCAATGGTGGCACGGCAGCGAAACTGTTCGATCGGCTGGTCGCGCCGACACTCGGGGATACGCTGCCCGCGAGCCGGGCGATACGGATCGCCCGCCTGCCCTCGACCAGCCCGGCGCATGCGCGGATGCGGCTCGAGGAAAAGGTCGACCGTTGGCGCGAGGGGTTGGGCGCTGGTTGA
- the cysQ gene encoding 3'(2'),5'-bisphosphate nucleotidase CysQ, with protein MVFDEALRQGLIDAALAAGREIMAIYATEFAVASKGDASPVTEADQRAEAIILERLAVLMPGVPVVAEEQVAAGQVPEALGELFVLVDPLDGTKEFVSRNGEFTVNIGVVQHGRPVAGVVAAPALGEIFEGVVGQGARAARIVDGKAVDWRPIAVRAEPETGIVVLASRSHAGEDTETLLGKCRVATRVAAGSSLKFCRLAEGQADLYPRLGRTMEWDTAAGDAVLTAAGGTVVRADGKPFVYGKRDQADTADFANPWFLASGGYDVGALVVGDGAATDVKSE; from the coding sequence ATGGTGTTCGACGAGGCGCTTCGCCAGGGGTTGATCGATGCGGCGCTCGCCGCGGGCCGCGAGATCATGGCGATCTACGCGACCGAGTTCGCGGTCGCGAGCAAGGGCGACGCAAGCCCGGTGACCGAGGCCGATCAGCGCGCCGAGGCGATCATCCTCGAGCGGCTGGCGGTCCTGATGCCCGGGGTGCCGGTGGTCGCCGAGGAGCAGGTCGCGGCGGGGCAGGTGCCCGAGGCGCTCGGCGAGCTGTTCGTGCTGGTCGATCCGCTCGACGGCACCAAGGAATTCGTCTCCCGCAACGGCGAGTTCACCGTCAACATCGGCGTCGTGCAGCATGGCCGCCCGGTCGCGGGCGTGGTGGCCGCGCCGGCGCTCGGCGAGATCTTCGAGGGCGTCGTCGGGCAGGGCGCGCGGGCGGCGCGTATTGTCGACGGCAAGGCGGTCGACTGGCGGCCGATCGCGGTCCGCGCCGAACCGGAGACGGGGATCGTCGTGCTGGCGAGCCGCAGCCATGCCGGCGAGGATACCGAGACGCTGCTCGGCAAGTGCCGGGTCGCGACCCGCGTCGCCGCCGGCTCGTCGCTGAAGTTCTGCCGTCTCGCCGAGGGCCAGGCCGATCTCTATCCGCGCCTCGGCCGCACCATGGAATGGGACACCGCGGCCGGCGATGCGGTGCTGACCGCGGCGGGCGGCACCGTGGTCCGCGCCGACGGCAAGCCGTTCGTCTACGGCAAGCGCGATCAGGCCGACACGGCCGACTTCGCCAATCCGTGGTTTCTCGCCTCCGGGGGCTACGATGTCGGTGCCCTCGTGGTGGGGGACGGGGCCGCCACAGACGTCAAATCCGAGTAA
- a CDS encoding DUF6602 domain-containing protein, with the protein MTSLFFNHITQKIRGAKAAADTLSSGTPHRGIAGLIREIAIKDCIRPFLTQSYLCSSGIVIDSLGNRSDQIDAIVYDRRQVPEILIGDGVGFHPVESVRYIFEIKTRLTAAGVKDAKKKFHSMRRLASFPRETSDGRIESSVLPAAVLFAFGSDIKGSEIERFLHYNPEENVPCSAVCVLGKGYWVQSPDGRWVGRATRSGTPEFLEFCQFVTGLMNTLASKEFEFRPFKPGRYVNADGTVD; encoded by the coding sequence ATGACATCGTTGTTTTTCAATCATATTACTCAAAAAATAAGAGGTGCCAAAGCGGCAGCTGATACGTTGAGCTCCGGGACACCTCATCGAGGAATAGCAGGGCTAATTAGAGAAATCGCTATAAAGGACTGCATAAGACCGTTCTTAACTCAAAGCTATCTATGCAGTAGCGGGATCGTCATCGACTCTCTCGGGAACAGATCGGATCAAATTGATGCGATAGTCTATGATCGCAGGCAGGTTCCTGAAATTTTAATCGGCGATGGAGTTGGCTTTCATCCTGTTGAGTCAGTCCGGTATATATTTGAGATAAAGACACGTTTAACAGCTGCTGGCGTCAAAGATGCAAAGAAAAAATTCCACAGCATGCGGCGTCTTGCATCATTTCCTCGGGAAACGTCTGATGGCCGAATTGAGTCCTCAGTGCTGCCGGCGGCGGTACTGTTTGCATTCGGGTCGGATATAAAGGGCTCCGAAATCGAGAGATTTTTACATTACAATCCGGAAGAGAACGTGCCGTGCAGCGCGGTCTGCGTTTTGGGAAAGGGCTATTGGGTGCAGTCGCCTGATGGGCGATGGGTCGGGCGTGCAACAAGAAGCGGTACGCCGGAATTTTTGGAGTTCTGCCAGTTTGTAACGGGATTGATGAATACTCTTGCCTCCAAGGAGTTCGAGTTCCGCCCATTTAAACCCGGGCGATACGTAAACGCTGATGGGACTGTAGATTAG
- a CDS encoding histidine kinase, translating to MPSLIRFLVVVGVLAGLVYGGLYALATFVEPKPREMTIRVPPEKFER from the coding sequence ATGCCGAGCTTGATCCGGTTTCTCGTCGTGGTCGGCGTCCTCGCGGGGCTCGTCTACGGCGGCCTCTATGCCTTGGCCACCTTCGTCGAGCCGAAGCCGCGCGAGATGACCATCCGCGTGCCGCCGGAAAAGTTCGAGCGCTGA
- a CDS encoding shikimate kinase, with the protein MHETERGEETIGRLKQALGHRSIVLVGMMGAGKTTVGRRLAHRFDLPFVDADVEIERAAAKTIPEIFAEHGEAYFRDGERRVIARLLGDGPQVLATGGGAYMNPETRAAIHDKGVSIWLEAQPEVLITRLRRKTNRPLLATPDPEGTIRRLVAERYPVYAQSDITVRSREVHHDVMVAEIIDALVAHLKPAPAGSRPNAEPTAAEPSHSCPSGDIA; encoded by the coding sequence ATGCACGAGACAGAGCGCGGAGAGGAAACCATAGGGCGTCTGAAGCAGGCGCTCGGCCATCGCTCGATCGTGCTCGTCGGCATGATGGGCGCCGGCAAGACCACCGTCGGCCGCCGCCTCGCCCACCGCTTCGACCTGCCCTTCGTCGACGCCGATGTCGAGATCGAGCGCGCGGCAGCCAAGACCATTCCCGAGATCTTCGCCGAGCACGGCGAGGCCTATTTCCGTGACGGCGAGCGCCGGGTGATCGCGCGCCTGCTCGGCGACGGCCCGCAGGTGCTGGCGACCGGCGGCGGCGCCTACATGAACCCCGAGACGCGCGCGGCGATCCATGACAAGGGCGTCTCGATCTGGCTCGAAGCCCAGCCCGAGGTGCTGATCACCCGGCTCAGGCGCAAGACCAACCGGCCGCTGCTCGCGACCCCCGATCCGGAAGGCACCATCCGCCGCCTGGTCGCGGAGCGCTATCCGGTCTACGCCCAGTCCGACATCACCGTGCGCTCGCGCGAGGTCCATCACGACGTGATGGTCGCCGAAATCATCGACGCGCTCGTCGCGCATCTGAAGCCGGCGCCCGCGGGCAGCCGCCCGAATGCCGAGCCGACGGCGGCCGAGCCCTCCCATTCCTGCCCTTCCGGAGACATCGCATGA
- a CDS encoding site-specific tyrosine recombinase XerD: MRGRHHLEAFLEMLAAERGTALNTLEAYRRDLDDFALHLAGAGRAMHEATTADIGSYLADLTARGFKASSQARRLSALRQFHKFLYAEGVRPDDPTGPIDSPKKTRPLPKILSVAEVDRLIEAARAAALANDLTEAQRFRAQRLYALLEIAYATGLRVSELVGLPASAVKARTPFLTVKGKGGKERLVPLSDRARAAMGEHLALARASGRAGAEKWLFPSWGDSGHFTRQAFGRDLKAVAATVGIPAAKISPHVLRHAFASHIMANGADLRIVQQLLGHADIATTQIYTHVLDERLKALVEQHHPLAED; encoded by the coding sequence ATGCGCGGCCGACACCATCTCGAAGCCTTTCTCGAAATGCTCGCGGCCGAACGCGGCACCGCGCTCAACACGCTGGAGGCCTATCGGCGCGATCTCGACGACTTCGCGCTGCATCTCGCCGGCGCGGGCCGGGCGATGCACGAAGCGACGACGGCGGATATCGGCAGCTATCTGGCCGATCTGACCGCGCGCGGCTTCAAGGCGTCGAGCCAGGCGCGGCGGCTTTCGGCGCTGCGGCAATTCCACAAGTTTCTCTATGCCGAAGGCGTGCGACCCGACGATCCGACCGGGCCGATCGACAGCCCGAAGAAGACGCGGCCCTTGCCGAAGATCCTGTCGGTCGCGGAGGTCGACCGGCTGATCGAGGCGGCGCGCGCCGCCGCGCTCGCCAACGATCTGACCGAGGCGCAGCGCTTTCGGGCGCAGCGGCTCTACGCGCTGCTCGAGATCGCCTATGCGACGGGCCTGCGCGTCTCCGAACTGGTCGGCCTGCCGGCCTCGGCGGTCAAGGCGCGGACGCCGTTCCTGACCGTCAAGGGCAAGGGCGGCAAGGAGCGCCTGGTGCCGCTCTCCGACCGCGCGCGGGCCGCGATGGGCGAGCATCTGGCGCTCGCGCGGGCCTCGGGACGGGCGGGCGCGGAGAAGTGGCTGTTTCCATCCTGGGGCGACAGCGGCCATTTCACCCGGCAGGCTTTCGGCCGCGACCTCAAGGCGGTCGCCGCGACGGTCGGCATCCCGGCGGCGAAGATCTCGCCGCATGTGCTGCGTCATGCCTTCGCCAGCCACATCATGGCCAATGGCGCGGATCTGCGCATCGTCCAGCAACTGCTCGGACACGCCGACATCGCGACGACGCAGATCTATACGCATGTGCTCGATGAGCGTCTGAAAGCGCTGGTCGAGCAGCATCATCCGCTGGCCGAGGATTGA
- a CDS encoding acetyl-CoA carboxylase carboxyltransferase subunit alpha, whose amino-acid sequence MRSYLEFEKPVADLEGQIQELRALSDKGEAVDVHEEIGKLEAKAAQALIDLYQKLTPWQKTQVARHVDRPHCVDYVKALIEDFTPLAGDRVFGEDAAIVAGFGRFRGQSVAVLGNEKGSDTATRLKHNFGMAKPEGYRKAVRIMEMADRFGLPVLSLVDTAGAYPGIGAEERGQAEAIASSTNACLALGVPNVAVVIGEGGSGGAIAIATANRVYMLEHAIYSVISPEGAASILWRDSTKAQDAATGMKITAQDLLRLKVIDGIIPEPVGGAHRNAEAVFQAAGDTIAAALAELGQMGSDEVRRARHDKFLAIGRTL is encoded by the coding sequence ATGCGCAGCTACCTCGAATTCGAAAAGCCCGTTGCCGACCTCGAAGGCCAGATCCAGGAACTGCGGGCGCTTTCCGACAAGGGCGAAGCCGTCGACGTTCATGAGGAGATCGGCAAGCTCGAGGCCAAGGCCGCTCAGGCGCTGATCGATCTCTACCAGAAGCTGACGCCCTGGCAGAAGACACAGGTGGCCCGCCACGTCGACCGGCCGCACTGCGTCGACTACGTCAAGGCGCTGATCGAGGACTTCACCCCGCTCGCCGGCGACCGCGTGTTCGGCGAGGACGCGGCGATCGTCGCCGGCTTCGGCCGCTTCCGCGGCCAGTCGGTCGCGGTGCTCGGCAACGAGAAGGGCTCGGACACGGCGACCCGGCTCAAGCACAATTTCGGCATGGCCAAGCCCGAGGGCTATCGCAAGGCCGTGCGCATCATGGAAATGGCCGACCGTTTCGGCCTGCCGGTCCTGAGCCTCGTCGACACCGCCGGGGCCTATCCGGGCATCGGCGCGGAGGAACGCGGCCAGGCAGAGGCGATCGCCAGCTCGACCAACGCCTGCCTCGCGCTCGGCGTGCCGAATGTCGCGGTGGTGATCGGCGAGGGCGGTTCGGGCGGCGCGATCGCGATCGCCACGGCCAATCGCGTCTACATGCTCGAACATGCGATCTATAGCGTCATCTCGCCGGAGGGCGCCGCCTCGATCCTGTGGCGCGACTCGACCAAGGCGCAGGACGCCGCGACCGGCATGAAGATCACCGCGCAGGATCTGCTCCGGCTCAAGGTGATCGACGGCATCATCCCGGAGCCGGTCGGAGGCGCCCACCGCAACGCCGAGGCGGTGTTCCAGGCGGCCGGCGACACGATCGCCGCCGCGCTCGCCGAACTCGGCCAGATGGGCTCGGACGAGGTGCGCCGCGCCCGGCACGACAAGTTCCTCGCGATCGGCCGCACGCTCTGA
- the cysD gene encoding sulfate adenylyltransferase subunit CysD, which yields MSIDRQSHLKRLEAESIRIIREVAAEFRNPVMLYSIGKDSSVMLHLAMKAFYPSKPPFPLMHIDTTWKFREMIAFRDETAKRLGLDLIVHTNEDGVARGITPFAHGSNTYTHVMKTEALKAALTKYGFDAAFGGARRDEEKSRAKERVFSFRTASHAWDPKNQRPELWQLYNARVSKGESIRAFPLSNWTELDIWQYIMAENIPIVPLYFAANRPVVNRDGLLIMVDDERLPIAPGETVEDKLVRFRTLGCYPLTAAVESDAASLPEIVREMLIARTSERSGRLIDHDESGSMEKKKREGYF from the coding sequence TTGTCGATCGATCGCCAATCCCACCTGAAGCGTCTCGAGGCGGAATCGATCCGCATCATTCGCGAAGTCGCGGCCGAGTTCCGCAATCCGGTCATGCTCTATTCGATCGGCAAGGACTCCTCGGTGATGCTGCATCTGGCGATGAAAGCCTTTTATCCGTCGAAGCCGCCGTTCCCGCTGATGCACATCGACACGACCTGGAAGTTCCGCGAGATGATCGCGTTCCGGGACGAGACGGCGAAGCGGCTCGGGCTCGACCTGATCGTGCACACGAACGAGGATGGCGTCGCGCGCGGCATTACGCCCTTCGCGCACGGCTCCAACACCTACACGCATGTGATGAAGACCGAGGCGCTGAAGGCGGCGCTGACCAAGTACGGCTTCGACGCGGCTTTCGGCGGCGCGCGCCGCGACGAGGAGAAGAGCCGTGCCAAGGAGCGCGTGTTCTCGTTCCGCACCGCGAGCCACGCCTGGGATCCGAAGAACCAGCGGCCGGAGCTCTGGCAGCTCTACAACGCCCGCGTTTCCAAGGGCGAGTCCATCCGCGCCTTCCCTCTGTCGAACTGGACCGAGCTCGACATCTGGCAATACATCATGGCCGAGAACATCCCGATCGTACCGCTCTATTTCGCCGCGAACCGGCCGGTGGTGAACCGCGACGGGCTCCTGATCATGGTCGACGACGAGCGCCTGCCGATCGCGCCCGGCGAGACGGTCGAGGACAAGCTCGTGCGCTTCCGCACGCTCGGCTGCTACCCGCTGACCGCGGCGGTGGAGTCCGACGCCGCCAGCCTGCCCGAGATCGTGCGCGAAATGCTGATCGCGCGAACCTCCGAGCGCAGCGGCCGGCTCATCGACCATGACGAGTCCGGCTCGATGGAGAAGAAGAAGCGCGAGGGCTATTTCTGA
- a CDS encoding murein L,D-transpeptidase family protein has protein sequence MVRKTALRLVLLATVGLGLASCQDEVMQASLGIKHLRPLSPEIVKLMNEKGMRKDDPILIRIFKEESTLEVWKRDKTGRYAFLKDYRICAWGGTVGPKIKQGDKQSPEGFYMVTPGRMNPNSAYYLSFDIGFPNAFDRVYGRTGTDIMVHGACSSAGCFAMTDAQVAEIYALARDALAGGQKAFQVQSFPFRMTAQNMAKHRNNPNMAFWRNIKKGYDHFEVSRLEPKVDVCDRRYVFDAQPKDPVASTFNPAAACPAYDVPQQIASLVAEKEKKDDEQYKIVVAELDEKDRASATAELERKLEKSKPPQPSMIASIFGNDAKTAAEPAMTPIPINAPVPRPAPGRVSAPQSVAVAMVQPVEAAPAPTRGGMMDRLFSFGSSSEPSPSASAAAAALAETPAPTGAVPVAAPVPAAKPIQAAAVARPAAEPITVTPVSAQAPAPAAAPASPSFWQKINPFGG, from the coding sequence ATGGTTCGCAAGACCGCGCTGCGTTTGGTTCTTCTCGCGACTGTCGGCCTCGGCCTGGCGTCCTGCCAGGACGAGGTCATGCAGGCGAGCCTCGGCATCAAGCACCTCCGGCCGCTGTCGCCGGAGATCGTCAAGCTGATGAACGAGAAGGGCATGCGGAAGGACGATCCGATCCTGATCCGCATCTTCAAGGAAGAGTCGACCCTCGAGGTCTGGAAGCGGGACAAGACCGGCCGCTACGCCTTCCTGAAGGACTACAGGATCTGTGCCTGGGGCGGCACCGTCGGCCCGAAGATCAAGCAGGGCGACAAGCAGAGCCCGGAAGGCTTCTACATGGTGACGCCGGGGCGGATGAATCCGAACTCGGCCTATTATCTGTCCTTCGACATCGGCTTCCCGAACGCCTTCGATCGCGTCTATGGCCGTACCGGCACCGACATCATGGTGCATGGCGCCTGTTCGTCGGCCGGCTGCTTCGCGATGACCGATGCGCAGGTCGCCGAGATCTATGCGCTCGCCCGCGATGCGCTCGCCGGCGGCCAGAAGGCGTTCCAGGTGCAGTCGTTCCCGTTCCGCATGACCGCGCAGAACATGGCGAAGCACCGCAACAATCCGAACATGGCGTTCTGGCGCAACATCAAGAAGGGCTACGACCACTTCGAGGTGTCTCGCCTGGAGCCGAAGGTCGACGTCTGCGATCGCCGCTATGTGTTCGACGCCCAGCCCAAGGATCCGGTCGCCTCGACCTTCAATCCGGCGGCCGCCTGCCCGGCCTACGACGTGCCGCAGCAGATCGCGAGCCTGGTCGCCGAGAAGGAGAAGAAGGACGACGAGCAGTACAAGATCGTCGTCGCCGAGCTCGACGAGAAGGATCGCGCCTCGGCCACGGCCGAGCTCGAGCGCAAGCTCGAGAAGTCGAAGCCGCCCCAGCCGAGCATGATCGCCTCGATCTTCGGCAACGACGCGAAGACCGCCGCCGAGCCGGCCATGACGCCGATCCCGATCAATGCGCCGGTGCCGCGTCCGGCCCCTGGCCGCGTGTCGGCGCCGCAGTCGGTCGCCGTCGCCATGGTGCAACCGGTCGAAGCCGCGCCGGCGCCGACCCGCGGCGGCATGATGGATCGGCTGTTCTCGTTCGGCTCGTCGTCCGAGCCGTCGCCGAGCGCTTCGGCCGCGGCGGCGGCTCTGGCCGAGACGCCGGCTCCGACCGGCGCGGTGCCGGTCGCCGCGCCCGTGCCGGCCGCGAAGCCGATACAGGCCGCGGCGGTCGCGCGTCCGGCCGCCGAACCGATCACCGTGACGCCGGTCTCGGCGCAGGCTCCGGCCCCGGCCGCCGCGCCGGCCTCGCCGTCGTTCTGGCAGAAGATCAATCCGTTCGGCGGCTGA
- the cysN gene encoding sulfate adenylyltransferase subunit CysN, translated as MNMKATVAVAQEIRADVPLAHDPVAFAAYLDAQEKKSLLRFLTCGSVDDGKSTLIGRLLYDSKLVFEDHLFTLAKDSRRHGTTGEEVDLALLLDGLEAEREQGITIDVAYRFFTTEKRKFIVADTPGHEQYTRNMATGASTSDLAVLLVDARYGIVTQTRRHAFIVSLLGIRHVVLAVNKIDLVGFDAAVYDRIRAEFETLTAGFGFETRAAIPLSARYGDNVTGRSERMPWYQGPTLIEHLETVEVAERLGDKPFRMAVQWVNRPNLDFRGFSGTIASGRVAPGDRVVVAKSGKVSTVARIVTYDGDLPEAGTGEAVTLTLADEIDISRGDVLAAVDARPEVADQFAARLVWMSEEPLYPGRSYLLKCGSKTVTANVTELKHKIDVNTLAHQPAKDLQLNEVAVVNVALSEPIAFDPYAENRETGAFILIDRLSNATVGAGMIDFALRRATNVHWQSIDVDKQSRANLKNQQPAVVWFTGLSGSGKSTIANVVEKKLHALGMHTYLLDGDNVRHGLNRDLGFTEADRVENIRRVGEVAKLFVDAGLIVLVSFISPFRAERQMARDLVGEGEFVEVFVDTPLEECERRDVKGLYAKARSGALKNFTGIDSPYEAPENPEIHIRTLDVDLEAAADRVVRRLVGDTPDWQI; from the coding sequence ATGAACATGAAGGCCACTGTCGCCGTCGCGCAGGAAATCCGCGCCGACGTGCCGCTCGCGCATGATCCGGTCGCCTTCGCGGCCTATCTCGACGCGCAGGAGAAGAAGAGCCTGCTCCGGTTTCTGACCTGCGGCTCGGTCGACGACGGCAAGTCGACGCTGATCGGGCGGCTGCTCTACGATTCCAAGCTGGTGTTCGAGGATCACCTGTTCACGCTCGCCAAGGACTCGCGCCGGCACGGCACGACCGGCGAGGAGGTCGATCTCGCGCTGCTGCTCGACGGGCTCGAGGCCGAGCGCGAGCAGGGCATCACCATCGATGTCGCCTATCGGTTCTTCACCACCGAGAAGCGCAAGTTCATCGTCGCCGATACGCCCGGCCACGAGCAGTACACCCGCAACATGGCGACCGGCGCTTCGACCTCGGACCTCGCGGTCCTCCTGGTCGACGCCCGCTATGGCATCGTCACCCAGACGCGGCGCCACGCCTTCATCGTGTCGCTGCTCGGCATCCGGCACGTCGTGCTGGCGGTCAACAAGATCGACCTCGTCGGCTTCGATGCGGCGGTCTACGATCGGATCCGCGCCGAATTCGAGACGCTGACCGCCGGCTTCGGCTTCGAGACGCGCGCGGCGATCCCGCTCTCGGCGCGCTACGGCGACAATGTCACCGGCCGGTCCGAGCGCATGCCCTGGTATCAGGGTCCGACGCTGATCGAGCATCTGGAGACGGTCGAGGTCGCCGAGCGGCTCGGCGACAAGCCGTTCCGCATGGCGGTGCAGTGGGTCAACCGGCCGAACCTCGATTTCCGCGGCTTCTCGGGCACGATCGCCTCCGGCCGTGTCGCGCCCGGCGATCGGGTCGTGGTGGCGAAGTCAGGCAAGGTCTCGACCGTGGCGCGAATCGTCACTTATGACGGCGATCTCCCGGAGGCGGGCACCGGCGAGGCCGTGACCCTGACGCTCGCCGACGAGATCGACATCAGCCGCGGCGACGTGCTCGCTGCCGTCGATGCGCGGCCGGAGGTCGCCGACCAGTTCGCGGCGCGACTCGTCTGGATGAGCGAAGAGCCGCTCTATCCGGGCCGCTCCTACCTGTTGAAGTGCGGCTCGAAGACGGTCACCGCCAACGTGACCGAGCTCAAGCACAAGATCGACGTCAACACGCTCGCCCACCAGCCGGCGAAGGATCTGCAGCTCAACGAAGTCGCGGTCGTCAACGTCGCGCTGTCCGAGCCGATCGCCTTCGATCCCTATGCGGAGAACCGCGAGACCGGCGCCTTCATCCTGATCGACCGGCTGTCGAACGCGACCGTCGGCGCCGGCATGATCGACTTCGCGCTCCGGCGCGCAACCAACGTGCATTGGCAGTCGATCGATGTCGACAAGCAGAGCCGCGCCAATCTGAAGAACCAGCAGCCCGCGGTGGTCTGGTTCACCGGCCTGTCCGGCTCGGGCAAGTCGACGATCGCCAATGTGGTCGAGAAGAAGCTGCATGCGCTCGGCATGCACACCTATCTGCTCGACGGCGACAACGTCCGCCATGGCCTCAACCGCGATCTCGGCTTCACCGAGGCCGACAGGGTCGAGAATATCCGCCGCGTCGGCGAAGTCGCGAAGCTGTTCGTCGATGCCGGCCTGATCGTGCTCGTGTCGTTCATCTCGCCGTTCCGCGCCGAACGGCAGATGGCGCGCGATCTGGTCGGCGAGGGCGAGTTCGTCGAGGTGTTCGTCGATACGCCGCTCGAGGAATGCGAGCGGCGCGACGTGAAGGGGCTCTATGCCAAGGCGCGGTCCGGCGCTTTGAAGAACTTCACCGGTATCGACAGCCCCTATGAGGCGCCGGAGAACCCGGAGATCCATATCCGGACGCTGGACGTCGATCTCGAGGCGGCCGCCGACCGCGTCGTGCGCCGGCTGGTCGGCGACACGCCGGATTGGCAGATCTGA
- the aroB gene encoding 3-dehydroquinate synthase has translation MSSTEATTATTTVAAPTVVPVALGKRGYDILIGPGLIDGAGEELARRFPGSRYAIITDETVAEHHLDRLTGSMTDAGLDFTTVELTAGEGSKSFPVFESAIDCVLSARLERGDLLIALGGGVIGDLVGFVAGVVRRGMRFVQMPTTLLAQVDSSVGGKTGINTRHGKNLVGVFHQPSLVLADTSALDTLAPRDFRAGYAEVAKYGLIDDPAFFAWLEANWRDVFSGGPGRIEAIATACRAKAHVVKIDEKETGPRALLNLGHTFGHALEAVTHYDGTRLVHGEGVAIGMALAHEFSVHMNLCSPDDAARVKAHLEAVGLPTRLQDVPGGVGTAEELMQAIYQDKKVKRGRLTFILTRGVGKSFIADDVAPDVVKAFLGEKLRG, from the coding sequence ATGAGTTCGACCGAGGCCACCACCGCGACCACCACCGTCGCGGCTCCGACCGTGGTGCCGGTCGCCCTCGGCAAGCGCGGCTACGACATCCTGATCGGCCCCGGCCTGATCGACGGCGCCGGCGAGGAGCTCGCCCGGCGCTTTCCCGGCAGCCGCTACGCGATCATCACCGACGAGACGGTCGCCGAGCACCACCTCGACCGGCTGACCGGCAGCATGACCGACGCCGGGCTCGACTTCACCACCGTCGAACTGACCGCCGGCGAGGGCTCGAAGAGCTTCCCGGTGTTCGAGAGCGCGATCGACTGCGTGCTGTCGGCACGGCTCGAGCGCGGCGATCTCCTGATCGCGCTCGGCGGCGGCGTCATCGGCGACCTCGTCGGCTTCGTCGCCGGCGTCGTCCGCCGCGGCATGCGCTTCGTGCAGATGCCGACCACCCTGCTCGCCCAGGTCGACAGTTCGGTCGGCGGCAAGACCGGCATCAACACCCGCCACGGCAAGAACCTGGTCGGCGTGTTCCATCAGCCGAGCCTGGTGCTGGCCGATACCAGCGCGCTCGACACGCTCGCCCCCCGCGATTTCCGCGCCGGCTACGCCGAGGTGGCGAAATATGGCCTGATCGACGATCCGGCCTTCTTCGCCTGGCTGGAGGCGAACTGGCGCGACGTGTTCTCGGGTGGCCCCGGCCGTATCGAGGCGATCGCGACCGCCTGCCGGGCCAAGGCGCATGTGGTCAAAATCGACGAGAAGGAGACCGGCCCGCGCGCACTCCTGAACCTCGGCCACACCTTCGGCCACGCGCTCGAAGCCGTGACACACTACGACGGCACCCGCCTCGTCCACGGCGAGGGCGTCGCCATCGGCATGGCGCTCGCCCACGAGTTCTCGGTGCACATGAACCTGTGCTCGCCCGACGACGCGGCGCGCGTGAAAGCCCATCTCGAAGCGGTCGGTCTGCCGACCCGCCTGCAGGACGTGCCCGGCGGCGTCGGCACGGCCGAGGAGCTGATGCAGGCCATCTATCAGGACAAGAAGGTCAAGCGCGGCAGGCTCACCTTCATCCTCACCCGCGGTGTCGGAAAGAGCTTCATCGCCGACGACGTCGCCCCGGATGTGGTCAAGGCGTTCTTGGGCGAGAAGCTTCGCGGCTGA